One stretch of Pradoshia sp. D12 DNA includes these proteins:
- the spoIVA gene encoding stage IV sporulation protein A, giving the protein MERVDIFKDIAERTGGDIYLGVVGAVRTGKSTFIKKFMELVVLPGMKSEAEKARTIDELPQSAAGRTIMTTEPKFVPNQAAQVQVDEGLEVNIRMVDCVGYTVPGAKGYEDENGPRMIHTPWYEEPIPFHEAAEIGTRKVIQDHSTIGVVVTTDGSIGEIPRLDYVDAEERVVEELKEVGKPFIMIINTVSPYHPDTEILRAKLQEKYDIPVLAISVESMREGDVLNVLREALFEFPVLEVNVNLPRWVMVLNENHWLRVSYQDAIRETVQDIKRLRDVDRLVHLFEEYEFVGHASLAGIEMGQGVAEIDLSAPDELYDLVLKEIVGVEIRGKDHLLELMQDFAYAKAEYDQVADALKMVKQTGYGVASPSLADMSLDEPEIIRQGSRFGVRLKAVAPSIHMIKVDVESEFAPIIGTEKQSEELVRYLMADFEDNPLSIWNSDIFGRSLSTVVREGIQAKLSLMPENARYKLKETLERIINEGSGGLIAIIL; this is encoded by the coding sequence TTGGAAAGGGTCGATATATTTAAGGATATAGCCGAGAGAACCGGCGGCGATATATATTTAGGAGTAGTTGGAGCCGTTCGGACGGGTAAATCTACATTTATTAAGAAATTTATGGAGTTGGTTGTTCTTCCTGGTATGAAAAGTGAAGCTGAAAAAGCACGTACGATTGATGAATTACCACAAAGTGCAGCAGGAAGAACGATCATGACTACGGAACCTAAATTTGTGCCGAACCAGGCAGCGCAGGTTCAGGTAGACGAAGGGTTAGAGGTCAATATTCGTATGGTTGACTGTGTAGGATATACCGTTCCTGGTGCGAAAGGATATGAGGATGAGAATGGGCCAAGGATGATTCATACGCCTTGGTATGAAGAGCCAATTCCGTTTCATGAAGCAGCTGAAATTGGCACTCGTAAGGTCATACAGGACCATTCTACAATTGGCGTTGTAGTGACGACAGATGGGTCAATAGGAGAGATACCAAGGTTAGACTATGTAGATGCTGAGGAAAGGGTCGTAGAAGAGCTAAAAGAGGTTGGAAAGCCTTTTATCATGATTATTAATACAGTCAGCCCTTATCACCCGGATACAGAGATTCTGCGTGCTAAGCTTCAGGAAAAATATGATATCCCGGTGCTTGCCATAAGTGTTGAGAGCATGCGGGAAGGGGATGTGTTAAATGTCCTGCGGGAAGCATTGTTTGAGTTCCCTGTTCTGGAAGTGAATGTGAATCTACCTAGATGGGTTATGGTGCTTAATGAAAATCATTGGCTGAGGGTCAGCTATCAGGATGCTATAAGAGAAACGGTTCAGGATATTAAAAGGCTTAGAGATGTTGATAGACTCGTCCATCTTTTTGAAGAGTATGAGTTTGTTGGTCATGCTTCATTGGCTGGGATTGAAATGGGCCAGGGAGTAGCCGAAATAGATTTATCAGCACCTGATGAATTGTATGACCTGGTTCTAAAAGAGATTGTGGGTGTTGAGATACGAGGGAAGGATCATTTGCTTGAATTAATGCAGGATTTTGCTTACGCGAAAGCGGAGTATGACCAGGTCGCGGATGCCCTTAAAATGGTTAAACAAACGGGTTATGGTGTTGCTTCTCCTTCTCTGGCGGATATGAGTCTGGATGAACCGGAAATCATTAGACAGGGATCCAGGTTTGGAGTTAGGCTGAAAGCTGTGGCGCCATCCATTCATATGATAAAAGTAGATGTTGAATCAGAATTTGCCCCTATAATCGGAACAGAGAAACAAAGTGAAGAATTGGTTCGTTATTTAATGGCGGATTTTGAAGATAATCCTCTGAGCATCTGGAATTCAGATATATTTGGCCGCAGTTTGTCTACTGTAGTTCGTGAGGGAATCCAAGCTAAATTAAGTTTGATGCCGGAGAATGCACGATATAAATTAAAGGAAACGCTTGAAAGAATCATTAATGAAGGATCTGGCGGATTAATTGCCATTATTCTTTAA
- a CDS encoding DUF2768 domain-containing protein → MSIAMQKMWISIAGMGLMAIAVLAIYLSRYKLKGILKYLLATIAYVSMFIAAIIMVIIIVSGPTNG, encoded by the coding sequence TTGAGCATAGCAATGCAAAAAATGTGGATTTCGATTGCTGGGATGGGCTTAATGGCAATCGCAGTGCTGGCTATATATCTAAGCAGATATAAATTAAAGGGTATATTAAAATATCTTTTAGCCACGATAGCCTATGTATCTATGTTTATAGCAGCCATTATTATGGTCATTATTATTGTGAGTGGTCCTACAAATGGATAA
- a CDS encoding NAD(P)H-dependent glycerol-3-phosphate dehydrogenase, giving the protein MQQSVTILGAGSWGTALGIVLADNGHAVKIWGHELEHVNEINREQANIRYLPDVKLPSAIKAYYDLEEALSGSEVIVFAVPTKAIREVARKVKAIVQDKVTIVHVSKGIEPDSLLRISEMIEEEILDIAKDIIVLSGPSHAEEVSRRIPTTVTVASKNMEAAVRIQDLFMNQNFRVYTNQDLVGVEIGGALKNIIALAAGITDGLGYGDNAKAALMTRGLAEITRLGVKMGANPLTFLGLTGIGDLIVTCTSVHSRNWRAGNMLGKGKNLEEVLESMGMVVEGVRTTKAAYQLSEKYQVKMPITTALYDVLFNDKDIKTEVDDLMTRSKKHEMEDLMDSMINNH; this is encoded by the coding sequence ATGCAACAATCAGTCACCATTTTGGGAGCAGGTTCGTGGGGAACTGCACTTGGAATTGTCCTTGCAGATAACGGACATGCGGTAAAAATCTGGGGGCATGAGTTAGAACATGTCAATGAGATAAATCGTGAACAGGCAAATATTCGTTATTTACCTGATGTCAAGCTCCCTTCCGCTATTAAGGCATACTATGATTTGGAAGAGGCATTGTCTGGCTCAGAGGTTATTGTTTTTGCTGTACCGACTAAAGCAATTCGTGAAGTGGCCCGCAAGGTTAAAGCGATTGTCCAGGATAAAGTGACAATCGTCCATGTAAGCAAAGGGATCGAGCCAGATAGCTTGCTGCGTATATCTGAAATGATAGAAGAAGAAATTTTGGATATAGCAAAAGATATCATTGTTCTCTCCGGCCCAAGCCATGCTGAAGAGGTAAGCAGAAGGATTCCTACAACCGTTACGGTTGCTTCTAAAAATATGGAAGCAGCAGTGCGTATTCAGGATTTATTTATGAACCAAAATTTCCGCGTGTATACGAACCAAGACTTAGTTGGTGTGGAAATTGGGGGTGCCTTGAAAAACATTATTGCCTTAGCAGCTGGGATTACGGATGGACTTGGATACGGAGATAATGCCAAAGCCGCTTTGATGACTCGCGGTCTTGCAGAAATCACTCGTCTGGGTGTGAAGATGGGAGCAAACCCGTTAACATTCCTTGGATTAACAGGTATCGGTGACCTTATTGTAACATGTACAAGCGTCCATTCAAGAAACTGGCGTGCCGGTAATATGCTTGGAAAAGGAAAGAATCTTGAAGAGGTTCTTGAAAGCATGGGAATGGTTGTTGAAGGCGTGAGAACAACGAAGGCAGCTTATCAGTTGTCGGAGAAATACCAAGTGAAGATGCCAATTACGACTGCCTTGTACGATGTCCTGTTTAATGACAAGGATATTAAGACAGAAGTAGATGATCTTATGACTAGAAGCAAGAAGCATGAAATGGAAGATTTGATGGATAGCATGATTAATAATCATTAA
- the der gene encoding ribosome biogenesis GTPase Der: MPKPVVAIVGRPNVGKSTIFNRIVGERISIVEDVAGVTRDRIYSSGEWLNHEFNIIDTGGIDIGDEPFLEQIRQQAEIAIDEADVIIFMTSGREGLTSADEEVAKILYRSKKPVVVAVNKVDNFEMRDQIYDFYALGFGEPIGISGSHGIGIGDLLDAVVQSFPDHQAPDYDEDVIKFSLIGRPNVGKSSLVNAILGEERVIVSNIAGTTRDAVDSPYKYNGDDYVIIDTAGMRKKGKVYESTEKYSVLRALRAIERSDVVLVVLDGEEGIIEQDKKIAGYAHQAGRAIVIVVNKWDAVEKDDKTMKKFEEKIRAEFQFLDYAPIVFLSAKTKARIHTLLPMINLASENHAQRIQTNVLNDVIMDAVAMNPTPTHHGKRLKIYYATQVAVKPPSFVVFVNDPELMHFSYERFLENKIRDAFGFEGTPIKIFSRLRK, encoded by the coding sequence ATGCCAAAACCAGTTGTAGCCATAGTAGGCAGGCCGAATGTAGGGAAATCTACAATATTCAATCGGATTGTAGGAGAAAGAATATCAATTGTAGAAGACGTAGCCGGAGTAACCAGAGACAGGATTTATAGTTCTGGAGAATGGTTAAACCATGAATTCAATATTATTGATACAGGCGGTATTGATATAGGGGATGAACCGTTTTTAGAACAGATTCGTCAACAGGCAGAGATTGCTATTGATGAAGCGGATGTTATTATTTTTATGACGAGTGGCAGAGAGGGATTGACTTCTGCTGATGAAGAAGTGGCAAAAATTCTTTATCGTTCAAAGAAACCAGTAGTCGTTGCTGTAAATAAAGTGGATAACTTTGAGATGCGCGATCAGATCTATGATTTCTATGCATTGGGCTTTGGTGAACCAATAGGAATCTCTGGCTCTCACGGAATTGGAATTGGGGATTTGCTAGATGCTGTTGTACAAAGCTTCCCTGATCACCAAGCACCTGACTATGACGAAGATGTGATTAAGTTCAGCTTGATCGGTAGACCGAATGTTGGAAAATCCTCATTAGTTAATGCGATTTTGGGTGAAGAGCGCGTTATTGTAAGTAATATCGCAGGAACAACAAGAGATGCGGTCGATTCTCCATATAAATATAATGGCGATGATTATGTCATCATTGATACCGCTGGAATGAGGAAAAAAGGTAAGGTATACGAAAGTACTGAAAAGTACAGTGTTTTACGTGCATTACGAGCTATTGAACGTTCAGATGTTGTCCTAGTGGTCCTCGACGGGGAAGAAGGCATTATTGAACAGGATAAAAAGATTGCTGGGTATGCCCATCAGGCAGGACGAGCTATCGTTATTGTAGTGAACAAATGGGACGCAGTTGAAAAAGATGATAAAACGATGAAGAAGTTTGAAGAGAAAATTAGAGCTGAATTCCAGTTCCTTGACTATGCTCCAATTGTGTTCTTGTCTGCTAAAACGAAAGCACGTATCCATACTTTGCTTCCAATGATTAATTTGGCAAGTGAAAACCATGCACAGCGTATCCAAACGAATGTCCTGAATGATGTTATAATGGATGCAGTAGCAATGAATCCAACGCCAACCCATCACGGCAAAAGGTTGAAAATATATTATGCTACACAAGTGGCCGTTAAGCCGCCATCCTTTGTTGTCTTTGTAAATGATCCAGAATTAATGCACTTCTCCTATGAACGCTTCCTGGAGAATAAAATTAGAGATGCATTTGGATTTGAAGGAACGCCTATAAAAATATTTTCTCGACTACGTAAATAA
- the rpsA gene encoding 30S ribosomal protein S1, producing the protein MTEDMNNINVTEFNVGQRVRGTVTKVEEKQVVIEVENSKHDGIVPISELSSLHVEKASDVVKEGDELEFEIIKVEDEALILSKRKVDAEKAWGDLVVSFENGEIIETEVKDVVKGGLVVDLGVRGFVPASLVEDYFVEDFSDYKGKELAFKIVELDQEKNRLILSHRDVVREEKEKKKIGVLESLQAGQVLEGTVQRITDFGAFVDIGGIDGLVHVSQLSHEHVDRPSDVVSEGDNVRVKILSIDRDTERVSLSIKETLPGPWSDITDKAKKGSVLEGTVKRLVSYGAFVEVFPGVEGLVHISQISHKHIGTPHEVMSEGDVIKVKVLDVNEDEHRLSLSIKELQENPAAEMDNYELPEETRGFQLGEMIGEQLKNLKK; encoded by the coding sequence ATGACAGAGGATATGAACAATATTAATGTAACCGAGTTTAATGTAGGCCAAAGAGTGCGTGGGACTGTAACTAAAGTTGAAGAAAAACAAGTCGTAATTGAAGTTGAAAATAGTAAGCATGATGGCATTGTCCCTATCAGTGAGCTCTCCAGTCTGCACGTTGAAAAAGCTTCAGATGTGGTGAAGGAAGGGGACGAGCTTGAGTTTGAGATTATCAAAGTCGAAGATGAAGCTCTGATTCTATCGAAAAGAAAAGTAGATGCAGAAAAAGCGTGGGGAGACCTGGTTGTTTCATTTGAAAATGGTGAAATAATTGAAACTGAGGTTAAAGACGTTGTAAAAGGCGGTCTAGTTGTTGACTTGGGAGTACGTGGATTTGTACCTGCCTCGCTTGTCGAAGATTATTTCGTTGAAGATTTCTCTGACTACAAAGGGAAAGAGCTAGCGTTTAAGATTGTAGAGCTGGACCAAGAAAAAAACCGCTTAATCCTTTCACACAGAGATGTTGTGCGTGAAGAGAAAGAAAAGAAAAAAATTGGCGTTCTGGAATCTTTACAGGCTGGCCAAGTCCTTGAAGGAACGGTTCAGCGAATAACTGATTTCGGCGCATTTGTTGATATTGGAGGTATTGATGGTTTAGTTCATGTATCTCAGCTTTCTCATGAACATGTGGACAGACCTTCAGATGTTGTCTCAGAGGGAGACAACGTCCGAGTCAAGATTTTATCTATTGACCGTGATACTGAAAGAGTTTCATTATCCATAAAAGAGACCCTGCCTGGACCTTGGTCAGATATTACTGATAAAGCAAAAAAAGGCAGTGTTTTGGAAGGGACGGTTAAACGTCTTGTATCCTATGGTGCTTTTGTGGAAGTATTCCCTGGTGTAGAAGGTTTGGTGCATATTTCTCAAATTTCACATAAACATATCGGCACTCCTCATGAGGTTATGTCTGAGGGAGATGTTATTAAAGTTAAAGTGCTTGACGTGAATGAGGATGAGCACAGATTATCTCTAAGTATTAAAGAATTGCAAGAAAATCCAGCTGCTGAAATGGATAACTATGAACTCCCTGAAGAAACAAGAGGCTTCCAATTAGGTGAAATGATTGGAGAGCAGTTAAAGAATTTAAAAAAATAA
- a CDS encoding lysophospholipid acyltransferase family protein has translation MSFYRFARGVVKIALTPLYRVSVSGREHFPETGGVLLCSNHISELDPPVVGMTCPRDVHFIAKEELFNVPVLKTILPRVHAIPIKRGMSDRNALRKGLGALKDGHVLGLFPEGTRSKTGELGEGLAGAGFFALRTDAKVIPCAVIGSYKPFSKTKVIYGPPIDMEEYRSQKASPEEVTKVIMAHIKQLIDQNR, from the coding sequence ATGAGCTTTTATAGATTTGCCAGGGGCGTAGTAAAGATAGCTCTAACTCCCTTATACCGTGTCTCAGTTTCAGGAAGAGAACATTTTCCTGAGACAGGCGGTGTTTTATTATGCTCCAATCATATCAGTGAATTAGACCCGCCAGTTGTAGGGATGACGTGCCCGCGGGATGTTCATTTTATCGCTAAAGAAGAACTGTTTAATGTACCTGTTCTTAAAACTATTTTACCGCGTGTTCATGCCATTCCTATTAAAAGAGGTATGAGTGACCGGAATGCCTTGCGAAAGGGATTGGGTGCTTTAAAAGATGGACATGTCTTAGGTCTGTTTCCTGAAGGAACTCGCAGTAAGACAGGCGAATTGGGAGAGGGTCTTGCGGGTGCAGGCTTCTTTGCGTTGAGAACGGACGCTAAAGTTATTCCCTGTGCCGTGATTGGTTCCTATAAACCATTTTCTAAAACAAAAGTTATATACGGTCCTCCAATTGACATGGAAGAATACCGTAGTCAAAAAGCCTCCCCTGAGGAAGTGACGAAAGTCATAATGGCTCATATAAAGCAATTGATTGATCAAAACCGCTAA
- the cmk gene encoding (d)CMP kinase has product MKKKLSIAIDGPAAAGKSTVAKIIARRLTYIYIDTGAMYRALTYKALNNGIDPNNEAALYDLLMSTDIKLQNSEQGQDVLVDGVIVSEEIRTPNVTKNVSAVSQHKLVREEMVRRQQLLSEQGGVVMDGRDIGTQVMPNAEVKIFMLASVDERAKRRHEENILKGFDSDIEQLKQDIAARDKFDSEREVSPLKKAADAIELDTTSLSIDEVVDAIMKIANEKGVYG; this is encoded by the coding sequence ATGAAAAAGAAATTATCGATTGCTATTGATGGTCCTGCTGCTGCAGGTAAAAGCACAGTAGCGAAAATTATTGCTAGAAGGCTAACATACATATATATTGATACAGGTGCAATGTACAGGGCTTTAACTTATAAGGCATTAAATAATGGAATAGATCCGAATAACGAAGCAGCTCTTTATGATCTATTAATGTCTACGGATATAAAATTGCAGAATAGTGAACAAGGACAAGATGTACTGGTTGATGGAGTTATTGTATCTGAAGAGATAAGAACGCCGAATGTAACTAAAAATGTTTCCGCTGTCTCTCAGCATAAACTGGTCCGTGAAGAAATGGTTCGACGACAACAGCTCCTGTCTGAACAAGGCGGCGTTGTAATGGATGGCAGAGATATAGGTACTCAAGTTATGCCAAATGCTGAAGTCAAAATCTTTATGCTTGCAAGTGTAGATGAGCGTGCCAAAAGAAGACATGAAGAAAATATCTTAAAAGGGTTTGACTCGGATATTGAACAATTAAAACAAGATATTGCGGCCCGTGATAAATTTGATTCAGAAAGAGAAGTATCTCCTTTGAAAAAAGCAGCAGATGCAATTGAACTTGATACAACAAGTCTTTCAATTGATGAAGTGGTGGATGCTATTATGAAGATAGCGAATGAGAAAGGAGTATATGGATGA
- a CDS encoding DUF5359 family protein, whose amino-acid sequence MNAVERFIKKMAIIQLLFLLFFQLVFHREHTFTKWKTLARYEGVIENNYTAIMDAISNK is encoded by the coding sequence ATGAATGCGGTAGAGCGATTTATCAAGAAAATGGCTATCATTCAACTTTTATTTTTATTATTTTTTCAGCTTGTTTTTCATCGTGAACATACCTTTACTAAATGGAAAACACTCGCAAGATATGAAGGCGTCATCGAAAATAATTATACAGCAATTATGGATGCAATTTCCAATAAATGA
- a CDS encoding flagellar brake protein has product MLTIGMTIILEKSQLDQPETYRCKLMDVRDGILYIDYPVNIYTNRIDYFINGTNFRGTFVGKDQNTYLFNTEIQGRVRENIPLLLLDYPGDEYLEKIQRREYVRVSLSTKVNVQPINNEFPPFTALTTDISAGGAAIIVPQNLKIDTHTNLILQFTFEMRNREVCELPIQVQVKRIVEVLNNRKKVSVEFTEITEAERQILLRYCFERQLEERNRGFGD; this is encoded by the coding sequence ATGTTAACAATCGGAATGACCATCATACTTGAGAAGAGCCAATTAGATCAGCCTGAAACATATAGATGCAAGTTAATGGATGTTAGAGATGGGATTCTTTATATTGATTATCCAGTTAATATATATACGAACAGAATAGATTACTTTATAAATGGAACGAATTTCAGGGGAACATTTGTTGGAAAGGATCAAAATACCTATCTGTTTAATACGGAAATCCAGGGAAGAGTAAGGGAAAATATACCTTTGCTGCTTTTAGATTATCCTGGTGATGAATATCTGGAAAAAATTCAGCGAAGAGAATATGTGCGTGTAAGCTTGTCCACAAAAGTAAATGTACAGCCCATTAATAATGAATTCCCCCCCTTTACGGCATTAACAACGGATATTAGCGCAGGAGGAGCAGCAATCATTGTTCCTCAAAATTTAAAGATTGATACTCATACTAATCTAATACTGCAGTTTACATTTGAGATGAGAAATAGGGAAGTGTGTGAACTACCCATTCAGGTACAAGTGAAAAGAATTGTCGAAGTTTTGAATAATAGAAAAAAAGTATCTGTCGAATTTACCGAAATCACTGAAGCAGAACGGCAAATTTTGCTGCGTTATTGTTTTGAAAGGCAATTGGAGGAAAGAAACAGAGGTTTTGGGGATTAA
- the ypeB gene encoding germination protein YpeB, which yields MIRNIVIAVLLIGLVGTAYWAYQDHQEKIAIMNQTENNYQRAFNDLNYQIDVLNDKIGTTLAMNTKDSLSPALAEVWRLTSEAHNNVGHLPLTLMPFHETEKFLTNIGDFAYKTSVRDLDKSPLSDEEYNTLKALYSDATEIRDELRSVQRKISDNDLRWMDVETALADTKGDSQRDNQVIDGLKTIDKNVKSIGQKSEYGPTFTSVEEKNIDYKNLSGKEITRKEAIELAKKYTGVSNAKTVSVTANKDGSKYEFYHVNLKSASTGNMIGIDLTKKGGHPIYIINDRQVSDAKIGLNDGYKKARQYLNNMGYQNMELFESTQYNNVGVYTFVTVKDQVRIYPEAIRIKVALDNGDIIGLGADDYLQNHDKERKINKPAITEKEAEKQISGKVMIMEKRLAVITNNLYEDVLCYEFMGTVGDDTYRIFINAENGHEEKVEIMHEARKVYDDVS from the coding sequence ATGATAAGAAATATCGTGATTGCTGTATTGCTAATCGGTTTAGTTGGAACAGCGTACTGGGCATATCAGGATCATCAAGAAAAAATAGCTATCATGAATCAAACCGAGAATAATTATCAGCGTGCCTTTAATGATCTGAACTATCAAATTGATGTGTTAAATGATAAAATCGGGACGACATTGGCTATGAATACAAAGGATTCTCTATCTCCGGCATTGGCTGAGGTTTGGAGATTAACAAGTGAAGCGCATAATAATGTTGGTCATTTGCCCCTAACATTAATGCCATTTCATGAAACGGAGAAATTTTTAACAAATATCGGTGATTTCGCCTATAAGACATCTGTGCGAGATTTAGATAAAAGTCCGCTATCTGATGAAGAATATAATACATTAAAAGCTCTGTATAGTGACGCAACGGAAATAAGAGATGAGCTAAGGAGTGTTCAAAGGAAAATCAGCGACAATGATTTACGTTGGATGGATGTGGAAACAGCCTTGGCGGATACGAAGGGGGACAGCCAACGGGACAACCAAGTTATTGATGGACTTAAAACGATAGATAAAAATGTAAAGTCAATTGGACAAAAAAGTGAATATGGACCTACATTTACATCTGTGGAGGAAAAAAACATAGATTATAAAAATTTGTCCGGAAAAGAAATAACCCGTAAGGAAGCAATTGAACTGGCAAAAAAATATACAGGTGTCTCTAATGCTAAAACTGTCAGCGTAACTGCAAATAAGGATGGTTCAAAATACGAGTTCTATCATGTGAATTTGAAGAGTGCTTCTACAGGTAATATGATTGGAATCGATTTGACTAAAAAAGGTGGACATCCAATTTATATTATTAATGATCGTCAAGTATCCGATGCTAAGATCGGGTTAAACGATGGATATAAGAAAGCTCGGCAATATCTGAATAACATGGGCTATCAGAATATGGAGTTATTTGAAAGTACTCAATATAATAATGTTGGTGTTTATACGTTTGTAACGGTTAAAGATCAAGTGAGGATCTATCCTGAAGCAATCCGTATCAAAGTAGCACTAGATAATGGAGATATCATCGGATTGGGAGCAGACGATTATCTTCAAAATCATGATAAGGAAAGAAAAATTAATAAACCGGCTATCACTGAAAAAGAAGCTGAAAAGCAAATCAGTGGAAAAGTAATGATTATGGAAAAAAGATTAGCCGTTATCACAAATAATTTATATGAAGATGTACTCTGTTATGAATTTATGGGAACAGTAGGCGATGATACCTACCGAATTTTTATTAATGCAGAAAACGGGCATGAAGAAAAAGTAGAAATCATGCATGAAGCAAGAAAAGTGTATGATGATGTCTCATAA
- the sleB gene encoding spore cortex-lytic enzyme has protein sequence MKGLVRKLVSFSIIGCFLFLSPIFDIQTEAFTNQVIQRGAVGDDVIELQARLQNIGFYHGKIDGVFGWGTYWALRNFQEQFGLPIDGLGGAKTKSKLVSASNYNASWVKKQINSGNEFTYYQGTPIEHQVKPKSSSNKTTKSTNTAKKNTSTKTTGTAANIPAGFSESDIKLMANAVHGEARGEPYEGQVAVAAVILNRVQSSSFPNTVSGVIFQSGAFTAVADGQIWLEPNESSRNAVIDAINGWDPTGEAEYYFNPETATSSWIWSRPQIKKIGKHIFCN, from the coding sequence ATGAAGGGTTTAGTAAGGAAGTTAGTATCCTTTTCAATAATTGGTTGTTTTTTATTCCTCTCACCCATTTTTGATATCCAGACTGAAGCATTTACCAATCAAGTGATTCAAAGGGGAGCTGTCGGAGATGATGTCATCGAATTACAGGCGCGTCTTCAAAATATAGGCTTTTATCATGGAAAAATAGATGGGGTCTTTGGATGGGGAACATACTGGGCATTGCGTAATTTTCAGGAACAATTCGGCTTACCTATTGATGGGTTAGGTGGAGCAAAGACTAAAAGTAAACTGGTTAGCGCCTCTAATTACAATGCTTCCTGGGTGAAAAAACAAATCAATTCAGGAAATGAGTTTACTTATTATCAGGGAACTCCAATTGAGCATCAAGTTAAGCCAAAATCATCATCGAATAAAACGACAAAATCAACAAATACGGCGAAAAAGAACACATCCACAAAGACGACCGGTACAGCTGCAAATATACCAGCTGGATTTTCGGAAAGTGATATAAAGTTAATGGCGAACGCAGTTCATGGTGAAGCGAGAGGTGAACCATACGAGGGTCAGGTAGCAGTTGCTGCGGTTATTTTGAATAGGGTCCAAAGTTCATCGTTTCCAAATACAGTTTCAGGGGTTATATTTCAGTCGGGAGCATTTACTGCGGTAGCTGACGGACAAATCTGGCTTGAACCTAATGAGAGTTCAAGAAACGCAGTTATAGATGCTATCAATGGTTGGGATCCGACCGGTGAAGCTGAATATTATTTTAACCCGGAAACAGCGACAAGTTCATGGATATGGAGTCGTCCGCAAATAAAAAAAATCGGCAAGCATATATTCTGCAACTGA
- the prsW gene encoding glutamic-type intramembrane protease PrsW, which produces MLNILTAGVAPGIALLIYFYLKDQYNTEPVSVVFKVFIYGALFVIPVMFIQYVIQAEGLFLSVWADAFFEKGMVEELIKWALFLWLIYGHVDFDEPYDGIVYGVSISLGFATLENILYLFSNGLEYAWGRAMFPVSSHGLFGVIMGFYFGKAKFQTQPRLKLTYMLTALFIPIALHGSFNYILMEQEKWYVYLIPFMFCLWGLGLWKVKKARILTEKAFKQSFESV; this is translated from the coding sequence ATGTTAAATATATTAACAGCGGGCGTTGCACCTGGTATAGCCTTGCTAATTTATTTTTACCTGAAAGATCAATATAACACTGAGCCTGTATCAGTTGTATTTAAAGTATTTATCTATGGTGCGTTATTTGTCATACCTGTTATGTTTATTCAATATGTCATCCAGGCAGAAGGGCTTTTTCTTTCTGTTTGGGCTGATGCCTTCTTTGAAAAGGGAATGGTAGAAGAGCTGATTAAGTGGGCTTTATTCCTTTGGTTGATCTATGGCCATGTTGATTTTGATGAACCCTATGATGGAATTGTTTATGGAGTTTCTATTTCTTTGGGGTTTGCAACATTGGAAAATATCCTCTATTTATTTTCGAATGGGCTTGAATATGCATGGGGAAGAGCGATGTTCCCTGTTTCAAGTCATGGACTGTTTGGGGTCATCATGGGCTTTTATTTTGGGAAAGCCAAATTCCAAACCCAGCCCAGGTTAAAGCTGACTTATATGCTGACAGCCTTGTTCATTCCGATTGCCTTGCATGGTTCCTTTAACTATATATTGATGGAGCAGGAAAAATGGTATGTATATTTAATTCCATTTATGTTCTGTCTATGGGGTCTCGGACTTTGGAAAGTAAAAAAGGCAAGAATTTTAACAGAAAAGGCTTTTAAACAGTCATTTGAATCAGTTTAA